In Limanda limanda chromosome 21, fLimLim1.1, whole genome shotgun sequence, a genomic segment contains:
- the ercc4 gene encoding DNA repair endonuclease XPF yields MAGPLLEFETEMFLSLFGCDGLLVAAEGMGMDRILLQFMRVHSEKDSLVLLLNTTTPEQEYFTEQLRVEGVTHLPRTVTSDVQSTERYTVYTEGGVLFVTSRILVVDFLTDRIPAHLISGILVFRAHKIIESCQEAFILRLFRQKNKTGFIKAFTDKATAFSSGFCQVERVMRNLFVKKLYLWPRFQASVNTALDRHKPEVVELHVSLTPAMRAIQSSILDIMSACLKELKRYNPTLEAEDLSLENTLGNGFEKTIRHYLDPLWHQLGAKTKALVQDLKVLRVLLLYLTQYDCVTFLNLLESLRSSQKIFGSNSGWLFLDSSTSMFMNARGRVYRMSESKKKLKVGAEAEKQKLPSTSDMKRVLVLEKSPKWEALTEVLQEIERENKSSEHEPGRVLICASDDRTCAQLQQYIRRGSEELLNRLYARTIGKRDPAAAAALEFDTHKKGNGWPKRGTKGKEPAQRKNTKSTKSKSRPSLTLTQMVGKGEAAEAAAMGSSGDEEELTEDEEGEEGQLKLDLSSDAYYGVLKEPLTVIHPLKGCTDPHSLTRVLHEVEPSFVVLYDAEVSFVRQLEIYKATRPGKALRVYFLIYGGSTEEQKYLTALSREKKAFEHLIREKATMVIPEEREGREDTNLDLARNLEPANATTNTRKAGGQEQPKEPSRVIVDMREFRSELPSLLHRRGLDIEPVTLEVGDYILTPDTCVERKSISDLIGSLQSGRLYTQCLSMTRYYKKPVLLIEFDPAKPFSLMARSDFRHEISSNDVSSKLTLLTLHFPRLRILWCPSPHVTADLFLELKQGRLEPDAAAAQAVTAESDTVAESAGLYNPGPYDFLLKMPGVNIKNYRALIRNADSLADLAKLSKDKLAELLGNANNAKILYEFLHNVADVPAPVQRKKKT; encoded by the exons ATGGCGGGCCCGCTGCTGGAGTTCGAGACCGAGATGTTCCTGAGTCTGTTCGGCTGCGACGGGCTGCTGGTGGCGGCCGAGGGGATGGGGATGGACCGCATCCTGCTGCAGTTCATGCGGGTTCACTCGGAGAAGGACAGCCTGGTCCTCCTGCTCAACACGACCACTCCCGAGCAG GAGTATTTCACGGAGCAGCTGAGGGTTGAGGGCGTGACCCACCTGCCCAGGACGGTGACCAGCGACGTCCAGAGCACGGAGCGTTACACCGTTTACACCGAGGGGGGGGTGCTGTTTGTCACCAGTCGGATCCTGGTGGTCGACTTCCTCACCGACCGCATCCCTGCTCATCTCATATCAG GCATCCTGGTGTTCCGTGCCCATAAAATCATCGAGTCTTGTCAGGAGGCCTTCATCCTTCGTCTGTTCAGACAGAAGAACAAGACGGGATTCATCAAGGCCTTCACCGATAAGGCCACAGCCTTCTCCTCCGGCTTCTGCCAGGTGGAGCGCGTGATGAGAAACCTCTTCGTCAAGAAGCTCTATCTGTGGCCCAG GTTCCAGGCATCAGTAAACACAGCACTGGACAGGCATAAACCGGAGGTGGTGGAGCTGCATGTGTCGCTGACGCCCGCTATGAGGGCCATTCAGAGCTCCATCCTGGACATTATGAGCGCCTGTCTGAAGGAGCTGAAACGCTACAACCCTACACTGGAGGCTGAGGACCTCTCACTGGAGAACACGCTTGGAAATGGTTTTGAAAAG ACCATCCGTCATTACCTGGATCCCCTGTGGCACCAACTGGGAGCCAAGACCAAGGCCCTGGTCCAGGACCTGAAGGTGTTGAGGGTTCTCCTGCTCTACCTCACACAGTACGATTGTGTCACCTTCCTCAATCTGCTTGAGTCGCTCCGCTCCAGCCAAAAGATCTTTGGCTCCAATTCAG GGTGGCTGTTCCTGGACTCGAGCACTTCCATGTTCATGAATGCCAGGGGTCGTGTGTACCGCATGAGTGAGAGCAAGAAGAAACTCAAAGTGGGGGCAGAGGCTGAGAAACAGAAGTTACCCTCGACCTCAG atATGAAAAGAGTCCTGGTGCTGGAGAAGAGCCCAAAGTGGGAGGCTCTAACTGAAGTGCTGCaggagattgagagagagaacaagagctCTGAACATGAACCAG GTCGGGTCTTGATCTGTGCCAGTGATGACCGGACCTGTGCCCAGCTGCAGCAGTACATCAGGCGCGGCTCTGAGGAGCTGCTCAACAGACTGTACGCTCGCACAATCGGTAAACGGGAccctgccgctgccgctgccctGGAGTTCGACACTCACAAAAAGGGCAATGGCTGGCCCAAGAGAGGAACCAAGGGGAAAGAGCCTGctcagagaaaaaacacaaagtccacGAAGAGTAAAAGCCGACCATCTCTGACCCTCACCCAGATGGTCGGGAAGGGGGAGGCGGCGGAGGCAGCAGCGATGGGAAGCAGCGGAGACGAGGAGGAGTTGACGGAGGACGAAGAGGGCGAGGAAGGGCAACTGAAGCTGGATTTGTCATCTGACGCTTACTATGGTGTCCTGAAGGAGCCGCTGACTGTCATCCACCCACTGAAAGGCTGCACCGACCCACACAGCTTGACACGGGTGCTGCACGAGGTGGAGCCCAGTTTTGTGGTCCTGTACGACGCTGAAGTGAGTTTTGTGCGACAACTCGAGATCTACAAAGCCACTCGGCCTGGAAAAGCACTCAGGGTGTATTTCCTCATCTACGGAGGGTCGACAGAAGAACAGAAGTACCTCACAGCACTGTCTAGGGAAAAGAAAGCATTCGAACACCTCATCAG GGAAAAAGCTACCATGGTCATaccagaggagagggagggacgaGAAGACACCAACCTCGATCTTGCTAGAAATTTAGAGCCTGCCAACGCCACCACCAACACCCGCAAAGCAG GAGGCCAGGAGCAGCCCAAGGAGCCCTCCCGAGTCATTGTGGACATGCGTGAGTTCCGCAGTGAACTCCCTTCCTTGCTGCACCGCCGTGGTCTGGACATCGAGCCTGTCACCCTAGAAGTGGGTGACTATATCCTGACCCCGGACACATGCGTGGAGCGCAAGAGCATCAGCGATCTGATTGGCTCTTTGCAGAGCGGCCGTCTCTACACCCAATGTCTCTCCATGACCCGTTATTACAAAAAGCCAGTGCTGCTCATTGAGTTTGACCCGGCAAAACCGTTTTCCTTAATGGCTCGATCGGATTTCCGGCATGAGATCTCATCTAATGACGTCTCCTCAAAACTCACCTTACTCACTTTGCATTTCCCCCGCCTGCGAATACTCTGGTGTCCCTCCCCACATGTCACAGCTGACCTCTTCCTGGAGCTGAAGCAAGGCCGCCTGGAACCCGacgctgcagcagctcaggcaGTCACAGCCGAGTCGGACACGGTGGCTGAATCAGCAGGGCTCTACAACCCAGGACCTTATGACTTCCTGTTGAAAATGCCTGGGGTCAATATAAAAAACTATAGGGCCCTGATAAGAAATGCCGACAGCCTGGCAGATTTAGCCAAACTCAGCAAGGACAAGCTCGCAGAATTACTGGGAAATGCGAACAACGCTAAGATCCTGTACGAGTTTCTGCATAATGTTGCTGATGTTCCTGCTCCAGtgcagaggaaaaagaagacaTAG